The sequence atgagtgggtgtgttgtgttgtttgtgtgtgtgttgtgttggtatgagtgggtgtgttgtgtttgtgtgtgtgtgtctgtgtgtgttgtgtcggtgtgagtgggtgtgtttgtgtgtgtgtgttgtgtcagtgtgagtgggtgtgtttgtgtgtgtgtgtgttgtgttggtgtgagtgggtgtgttgtgtttgtgtgtgtatgtgttgtgttggtgtgagtgggtgtgttgtgtttgtgtgtgtgtgtgttgtgttggtgtgagtgggtgtgttgtgtttgtgtgtgtgtgtgttgtgttggtgtgagttgggtgtgttgtgtttgtgtgtgtgtgtgttgtgtcggtgtgagtgggtgtgttgtgttgtttgtgtgtgtgtgagtgtgtgtgtattgtgtcggtgtgagtgggtgtgtttgtgtgtgtgagtatatgttgtgtgtgtgtattgtgtcggTATGAGTGGGtatgttgtgtttgtgtgtgtgtgtgtctgtgtgtgttgtgtcagtgtgagtgggtgtgtttgtgtgtgtgtgttatgtcaGTGTGAATgggtgtgttgtttgtgtgtgtgtgttgtgttggtgtgagtgggtgtgttgtgtttgtctgtgtgttgtgttggtgtgagtgggtgtgttgtgttgtttgtgtgtgtgtgtgagtgtatgtgtgtgtgtgtgtgtgtatgtgtgtattgtgtcggtgtgagtgggtgtgttgtgtttgtgtgagtATGTGTTGTGTGAGTGTATTGTGTCGGTATGAGTGGGTatgttgtgttttgtgtgtgtgtgtgtgtgtgagtgggggtgttgtgtttgtgtgtgtgtgtgtgtgtgtgttgtgtcggtgtgagtgggtgtgttgtgttgtttgtgtgtgtgttgtgttggtatgagtgggtgtgttgtgtttgtgtgtgtgtgtatgtgtgtgttgcgtCGGTATGAGTGGGTatgttgtgttgtgtgtgtgtgtgtgagtgggtgtgttgtgtttgtgtgtgtgtgtgtgttgtgtcggtgtgagtgggtgtgttgtgttgtttgtgtgtgtgtgtgtgtgtgtgtgttgtgtcggtatgagtgggtatgttgtgtgtgtgggtgtgtgggtgtgttgtgttgtttgtgtgtgtgtgtgtgtgtgtgtgtgttgtgtcggtgtgagtgggtgtgtcgtgttgtttgtgtgtgtgttgtgttggtatgagtgggtgtgttgtgttatgagtgggtgtgttgtgttgtttgtgtgtgtgtgttgtgtcggtgtgagtgggtgtgttgtgttgtttgtgtgtgtgttgtgttggtaTGAGTGGGTAtgttatgtttgtgtgtgtgtgtgtgtgtgttgtgtcggtgtgagtgggtgtgtttgtgtgtgtgtgttgtgtcagtgtgagtgggtgtgtttgtgtgtgtgtgttgtgttggtgtgagtgggtgtgttgtgtttgtgtgtgtgtattgtgttggtgtgagtgggtgtgttgtgtttgtgtgtgtgtgtgttgtgttggtgtgagtgggtgtgttgtgttggtgtgagttgggtgtgttgtgtttgtgtgtgtgtgtgttgtgtcggtgtgagtgggtgtgttgtgttgtttgtgtgtgtgtgagtgtgtgtgtattgtgtcggtgtgagtgggtgtgtttgtgtgtgtgagtatatgttgtgtgtgtgtattgtgtcggTATGAGTGGGtatgttgtgtttgtgtgtgtgtgtgtctgtgtgtgttgtgtcagtgtgagtgggtgtgtttgtgtgtgtgtgttatgtcaGTGTGAATgggtgtgttgtttgtgtgtgtgtgtgtgttgtgttggtgtgagtgggtgtgttgtgttgtttgtgtgtgtgtgagtgtgtatgtgtgcattgtgtcggtgtgagtgggtgtgttgtgtttgtgtgagtATGTGTTGTGTGAGTGTATTGTGTCGGTATGAGTGGGTatgttgtgttgtgtgtgtgtgtgtgtgagtgggggtgttgtgttgtttgtgtgtgtgtgtgtgttgtgtcggtgtgagtgggtgtgttgtgttgtgtcggtgtgagtgggtgtgttgtgttgtttgtgtgtgtgttgtgttggtatgagtgggtgtgttgtgtttgtgtgtgtgtgtatgtgtgtattgtgtcggtgtgagtgggtgtgtttgtgtgtgtgtgttgtgtcggtgtgagtgggtgtgttgtgtgtgtgttgtatcggtatgagtgggtgtgttgtgtgtgtgtgttgtgtgtgtgtgtgttgtgtcggtgtgagtgggtgtgttgtgtttgtgtgtgtgtgtatgtgtgtattgtgtcggtgtgagtgggtgtgttgtgtcggtgtgagtgggtgtgttgtgtgtgtgtgtgtgttgtgtcggtgtgagtgggtgtgttgtgtgtgtgttgtatcggtatgagtgggtgtgttgtgtgttgtgtgtgtgttgtatcggtatgagtgtgtgtctgtaCCTGTGTGTGACCCTCCCGGGATGGGATGGAGATTTCGGTGCCCCCCGTGTGTGAAGACTCCATTTACcatgctctttctctctctctccttgcagGTGGAGTTCGAGGAGGTGGTGGCCGAGCCCGAGGGATACCACAGCGTGTCACCAGTGTGGCGCCTCACCCACACCACCTTCACGGTCTCCGAGTACTGGTGTTACCGGCTGATGACCGCTATATTCGGAGTGCCAATGGCCGTCCTCTGGGGCTTCCTCTACGCCTGTGCCTCCTTCTGGCAGGTGTGGGCGGCCGTGCCCTGCCTGCGCTGTGCCCTGATCGAGCTGCACTGCCTCGCCAGCACACTACCGGCCTGCCTGCGTGCTGTCTGCGACCCGCTCTCCCACGCGGCCGGAGGCTTGCTGCTCAGTGTCCGTCTGGCCCTAAGGAAGGACAGCTAGGCCAGCCCCACAGCCCCCGCCTGCCAGCGCGGACCACCCATCTTATCCAGGGCTTCCTCCTCAGGTCGCCACCCTCCCACTCCTTCCAATACCCCTCCCAGTCAATTTCCCACCACTGCCCTCTCCCTCCAAAACCTCTCCATTCCCcagctccctctcccttcccccattccCCTACCCTTTCCTACTCGCATCCCTCCCACTCAGCTCCCCTTccaattccctctccctctcctcctcaatTCCTCATCTAACCCCATCACTCCCTTCTATCTCACCAATCCTCCACAACTGCCACTCTTCCCCAATCTCTTATCCCCTTCCATcccatcacccctctcccctcccctttaatTCCCCACAACCCTCCTTTACCCCTCTCCATCCACATCCCTCAAcaaccatctctccccctccctccaatctcacacacacacctcctcgCTCTCCAATTTTCTCTCCACCCCTTCACctttccctccacacccctccccacctcccactcaCCCTATTATCACCCCCCACTcaataccccacctccccatccgtccctatcacctcttcacccctcccctctccaccccactctACGTACTACCTTTCCAATCCTCACCTCCCGCTCCACCCCTTTCCCAACCCCTCTTCACTGCTGCAAATATATgtaccggtgtctctcagtccctccctctcagagggagatctgcacactgaccggtgtctctcagcggCATAACCCTACACTGACTAGTGTCTCAGTCCCTCTCCTTCAGTggagatctgtatactgaccggtgtctctcagtccctccctctcagagggagatctgcacactgaccggtgtctctcagcccctctctctcagatctgtgcactgaccggtgtctatCAGTTCCTCCCTCTCAGTGGCTATCTGTACacgactggtgtctctcagtccctctctcttagGGAGaggtctgtacactgactggCGTCTCTCTGTCCTTCTCATTCTATCTCATTAGTTCTCACTAAAGAACCATCAACACTTCAAATAACACATGAACAATCTCACACACTGAAAATGTTTTGTATTTAAAACTCATTAAGAGTAAAGACTTGACGATTCTATTAAACGCAATGAATCACTGCATCTTGATGTCATATCAAGGACAAAAGATCCCAAGGAACAATGGTCAGATTTGTGGATTTTATCAAAGTCatagtgagaggtgtggggtgtgtcagtgtcacagtgaagggtgtggggtgtgttggtgtcacagtgagaggtgtgtggggtgtgtcagtgtcacagtgttacagtgaggggtgtggggtgtgtcagtgttacagtgatgggtgtggggtgtgtctgtgttagagtgaggggtgtggggagtgtcaatGTCAGACTGAGGTGTGCgggttgtgtcagtgttacggtgttacagtgaggggtgtgtctgtgttacagtgaagggtgtggtgtgtgtcggtgtcacagtgagaggtgtgtggggtgtgtcagtgtcacagtgaagggtgtggggtgtgtcaatgtCAGACTGAGGTGTGCgggttgtgtcagtgttacggtgtgaggggtgtggggtatgaGGGATGTGTAATATATCAGCATCTCTGTGAGAGAGGGTTGAGTGTTGAGTGTGAGCGTGAGTGGAATATGGGACGTGAATTGTACTGTGTTGGGGCTGGTTTGAAAAGGGGGGGGATGATGTTCTGCCTTGATATGTGCCTGCCTTGGCAGACAGGCAAGTTGGTCTAAGATCTTTTACAAGATCATTTGCAGAGCCTATACTGGGGCAGAGAGATGACTGAAGCACATTGACAATGCCAGGGTGGGGGAGAAAGTGCGTTCTGGGACTTTCCAGAGACACAAGGATGCTGTACCCAAGTTTCACAATCTGGGCGTGTATGATGTCAACTTCTGGGTGGTAGGGAGAATTTAGGGCAAATGTGTGCGGCTAAGAATATTGGGGGGGGGAGTGATAGAGCTTGATATGATATGagcaggaaaggaatgggagtgaggaagagagtgagagaatgcACTTTCACCAGTGAGAGAGTCACAGACTACGCAGTGAGGGACTGGTCATTTAACACTGGTGCATGGAGAGATttctttgtggaattctctgccatgtgagagagggtggagacCAGAGCACTTtcaagcaaggatataatgttgaggcattTTAAGGCATTGATCAAACCACACTTGGCATATTGTGAGCCGTCTTAGGCCCCTtctctaaggaaagatgtgccagcaatggacagagtccagaggttTTCGAGAATGGTGCCAGaaatgagcatttgatggctctgggcctgtatgccATGGCAATTAGAAGAACAAGGCTGGGGGGAGGtgtaaatctcattgaaacctagaaagacctcgatagagtgggtgtgaagaGATTTTCCTATAGTAAGGAAGTCTAagaacagagggcacaggctcagactagaaggacgtccctttagaaaagagatgaagaagaatttctttagccagagggtggagagcctgtggaattcattgcctcagacagctgtggaagtcaagtcattgggtatatttaaatcagaggttgatagattcttgttcataaggatgtcaaaggttacagggagaaggcagggacattgcctcaagattcaggggagaaaatttaggacggagatgaggagaaactgtttttccctgagagtgttgaatctgtggaattctctgcccagggaagcagttgaggcttcttcactaaatatatttaagatacagttagataggtttttacatactaagggaattaagggttatggggaaaaggcaggtagatggagctgagtttacgaacagatcagccatgatcttattgaatggcggagcaggctcgatgggccggatggcctactcctgctccaatttcttatgcTCTTACGAATgctgttgagagagataataaatcagccatgatagaatggcagagcagtcttggagggacgaatggcctaattctcttatGATCGGGGGGAGTGGGTGCGGTTGGTGtttgttccttaaggttgttgttATAACTGCGGGTTGTAATGAGTTAAGCTCCCACTATCCAATACTGCATCACAAATAGcctccaagtccagctcctggccttcatgtgtggcttaactattaagcccagtggaactgtatATCCGACAGGAGAAGGGTTAAGGGTTACTACACCGTAAtatcagtcacttcaggcagatggggatTGGCAGATCAtctagaagaaaaactctgatctcaaacttttgctgcctgcagctatacccactcatggggaaggctttggaagtaaaccctgaggaaaaatccccAAGGCAGTCCTATGCTGAGTTCAAAGCTGCCTGGCAATTCCTGTGATGCTTTTGGTGCCAACCTGTATTGgtctttgctgttcctttggattcatcagctgcgtggagaggcaGAGCTTGCTACATGAGCATTGCTTGCTCTGCATATCATACGGCCCTGGCTTACgcatcacatagacagctgggacacaatatctatggt is a genomic window of Mobula hypostoma chromosome 28, sMobHyp1.1, whole genome shotgun sequence containing:
- the LOC134338914 gene encoding caveolin-1-like isoform X2 translates to MAEEVQRKEALHADTHTKEIDLVKRDPKHLNDEIVKVEFEEVVAEPEGYHSVSPVWRLTHTTFTVSEYWCYRLMTAIFGVPMAVLWGFLYACASFWQVWAAVPCLRCALIELHCLASTLPACLRAVCDPLSHAAGGLLLSVRLALRKDS